GCTTATTCATCCTGGTTTCCCTATAACTAACACTAAGCCATGCACGTACGTCTTGGTTGGCTATTGTAACGGTTTAATTTGTTACCTTACAAATTTCTTGCATGGTAAAAAAGAAATCAATTTATGGAATCCTTCAATGAGAAAATGCAGGACGTTGCCTGATTCTACTTTCTCTCCAGAACGTCAAAGGCAGTCTCCGAATTTCGGATTCGGTTTTGACGGTACGACTGATCACAAATTGGTAAAAATTACTTACATTGACGATAGattaaaaaacgaaaagaaaCAATGGTCTGAGGTTGAGGTCTACAGCTTAAAACAAGATTCATGGAAAAAGATTGGTGATTGTTTTCCTTCACAATATTATTATGCTCGTGGAGACACGGTTTTTTTCAACGGATGCATACATTGGCTAACGCAGCGCGAATTCGGCAAAATTAGGCCTAGGAGATTGCCTATACTTTCATTCAATGTGGCTAAAGAGGTTTTCCAGGAATTTTGGTTGCCAAATCCTCACGAACGAGAAGCCAATTGTATTAGTCCGTTGCACGGATCGCTCTCTGTTTGTGCAAAATCGAGTTCGTCCGTCGATAACTGTCTAGATATCGAGGTATGGTTAATGAAAGAGTACGCGGTCGAAGAGACATGGACCAAATTGTATGTGACAAGGTTGGACGAAGAGTTGTCTGGTCCTATAATTCCATTGCGAGTGTTGGAAGGTGATGCAGAGGCAATTGTGTATATAAATAAGAATGTGTTTTTATATGAtccgaaaaatgaagagtttgaGGATTTTGGTATTTGGGCAAATGGAATAGGAGTTCCTTATGTGACTTCTTATATGGAGAGTTTGGTTTGGGTTGAACCAGTTGTGGTTGAGCCAACTACTCAAGCTGAACCTGAGGTTAAAATTGCTAACATGGAAATAGAGGCAGTTGGAAAGCAAGAAGATACAACTAGCAATAAGGAAACCAAGGAAGTAGGTGGTAAGCAAGACAATAATTGTCGCATCCTATGAGATAATTTCTTTGTTAAGTAGTATGTTGTCAGGGCAATTACGTTGTATTTTAGGATTAATGTTGTTGCAATTACATTAATTAGTGAAATTGAGTGTTGGATTTATggacttttctttcttttcgtaAGATCAAGTACTCATGCTTTAGATCACTTTGAAATACCTTAGTATTGAGTCTTGTGTTCGAGCATCTCAAAAAGTAGTACTGGAAACACAGTTGATGAGCAAAGTCCCCTCCTCTACCTAGCGTTTGGCCAtaaatttccaaatttattttaaaaaatctgatttgggtaaagtttaatttgaagatgaaaatgtgtttggacatcagttttcaaaacatattttccaaatttattttggaaaaacatgaaacatgacttaaacccacaagttctaaaaacCATCACAAATGCCTAACAATACCatagtcctgaacataaataaatttggtacaaaattatcatttttataatgaactacgTGATACATTATCAGATAACCGAGAAGACGAAGCAACATTGTTCCAAAAtaatgtaaaaatagcacggtatagccagttttcggactggtcattcaaaaatagccagcgtttacgaagtcaatcaaaaatagccactattttgctacaacagagaccggtccagcataatatactggagttcggtgcacctgtgtatgaactccagcatattatgctggaccggtatactttgctgactccggtataatatattggagactggagaaccggtgctccaaactccagtatattatactggtatacttactggaactccagtatattatgctggagttctagtgtacttatgctggaactccagtataatatgctggcgtattttctggattttgaacaatgttttcactcacatttatctttatatgaaaagtggctaaatttagattacttttgaaactaggctatttttgaacgaccagttataaatctggctatttttgaatttctcaaaTGGTGGacttttttataaaatacaaaagtttggggtaatttttaaaaaatataatagtgatattttgagctggttttggggTTTGAGATTTTGCCAAAATGTAGCCAAAATTTATGGACAAACATGTATTTGGCAAATAaaacccaaatttattttggtaaaatctatggccaaacgggtcCTAATTCTTCTCCGATCACATTTGGGAATCATAAATTGTGCCACCTTTAGGTCCAATCTATGGGTGATTTGCACAATAGGATTATTTAGTGCTACCTTTTAAATTTTGACCCCGTTaatttttttttgggaaaaatagcctCGCCCAAGAATAAAGCACACTATCAAAATTTTGAAGCACGCTATTGGAATTATTAGCATTGTGGCTGAAAATTCTGGTAACGTGCTTTAAAATTCTAGCGGGGgctatttttctcatttttttttaacATGGACAATATAAATGGTAGTTTTCTAAAAAGGTCCATCTAACATAATTTATTATAATTTCAGCGAACAGCAATACTATAATTGATGAGGGGGGAAAGTACACACATTGTAAGGTATATAATTGAATAACGAAAACTTGGATGAAGTATGTAGTAATTCCAAATCATTGTTGAAGAAAAATATCACATTTGGAACAATAGGTAATTATATTGCCAAAAACAAGCAATCACCT
The Nicotiana sylvestris chromosome 11, ASM39365v2, whole genome shotgun sequence DNA segment above includes these coding regions:
- the LOC104226845 gene encoding F-box/kelch-repeat protein At3g06240-like, with protein sequence MEKSLFTDQKIISKILVHLSVEALARFRSVCKSWCSLIDDPIFMNAHRINMEIVSRKLKLFQIVYQLYPNEGLRSWCYAGSPSEELIHPGFPITNTKPCTYVLVGYCNGLICYLTNFLHGKKEINLWNPSMRKCRTLPDSTFSPERQRQSPNFGFGFDGTTDHKLVKITYIDDRLKNEKKQWSEVEVYSLKQDSWKKIGDCFPSQYYYARGDTVFFNGCIHWLTQREFGKIRPRRLPILSFNVAKEVFQEFWLPNPHEREANCISPLHGSLSVCAKSSSSVDNCLDIEVWLMKEYAVEETWTKLYVTRLDEELSGPIIPLRVLEGDAEAIVYINKNVFLYDPKNEEFEDFGIWANGIGVPYVTSYMESLVWVEPVVVEPTTQAEPEVKIANMEIEAVGKQEDTTSNKETKEVGGKQDNNCRIL